A single genomic interval of Paracoccus contaminans harbors:
- a CDS encoding LON peptidase substrate-binding domain-containing protein, with protein MPGSLPALPGVVPLFPLPGAVLLPRTRLPLHIFEPRYLQMMEDVLRSGERLIGMIQPIGEGLANVGTAGRVTMFSEDDDGRMMISLRAVSRFRLDEVIEGFTPYLRGRVDWGGYAADRRTAEPDDPGFDRPAFMERLGRYMAAHSLSTDWNAAEEAGNELLINSLSMLLPLGVEEKQALIEAPTLAERRAILDGLMEYALHGGDDERLH; from the coding sequence ATGCCGGGCAGCCTGCCGGCCCTGCCGGGCGTGGTGCCGCTGTTTCCCCTGCCGGGCGCGGTGCTGCTGCCGCGCACGCGGCTGCCGCTGCACATCTTCGAGCCGCGCTATCTGCAGATGATGGAGGATGTGCTGCGTTCGGGCGAGCGGCTGATCGGGATGATCCAGCCCATCGGCGAGGGGCTGGCCAATGTCGGCACCGCCGGCCGTGTCACCATGTTCTCCGAGGATGACGACGGGCGCATGATGATCTCGCTCAGGGCGGTGTCGCGTTTCCGGCTGGACGAGGTGATCGAGGGCTTCACCCCCTATCTGCGCGGCCGCGTGGACTGGGGCGGCTATGCCGCCGACCGCCGCACGGCCGAGCCGGACGACCCCGGCTTTGACCGGCCGGCCTTCATGGAACGGCTGGGGCGCTATATGGCGGCGCACAGCCTCTCCACCGATTGGAACGCGGCCGAGGAGGCGGGCAACGAGCTGCTCATCAACAGCCTGTCGATGCTGCTGCCGCTGGGGGTCGAGGAAAAGCAGGCCCTGATCGAGGCCCCGACCCTGGCCGAGCGGCGGGCGATCCTGGACGGGCTGATGGAATATGCGCTGCATGGCGGCGACGATGAAAGGCTGCACTGA
- a CDS encoding tetratricopeptide repeat protein translates to MLLQGSGDAPAAPNTADFIKDVTEADFMAEVIDASMQVPVIVDFWASWCGPCKTLGPLLEAEVARHKGRVRMAKVDVDKNQMIAAQLRVQSIPTVYAFFQGQPVDAFQGALPQSQVRQFVDKLAALGGDDGGLGAALEAAEAMLAEGAAADAAETFAAILGEEPENPQAWGGLIRSHLAAGDADAAEAALAQVPPAAAHAAPVEAARAQLALARQAQSAGPLDDLERRVAADPADHQARLDYATALHAAGRSAEAIDHLLESFRRDRDWNEGAAKAQLLTLFDALPATDPLVQKGRRRLSSLIFA, encoded by the coding sequence ATGCTGCTGCAAGGCTCGGGCGATGCGCCCGCCGCACCGAACACCGCCGATTTCATCAAGGACGTGACCGAGGCCGACTTCATGGCCGAGGTGATCGACGCCTCGATGCAGGTGCCGGTGATCGTCGATTTCTGGGCGAGCTGGTGCGGCCCGTGCAAGACGCTCGGCCCGCTGCTCGAGGCAGAGGTCGCCCGCCACAAGGGCCGTGTGCGCATGGCCAAAGTGGATGTGGACAAGAACCAGATGATCGCCGCGCAGCTGCGCGTGCAATCCATCCCGACCGTCTATGCCTTCTTCCAGGGCCAGCCGGTCGATGCCTTCCAGGGCGCCTTGCCGCAAAGCCAGGTCAGGCAGTTCGTGGACAAGCTGGCGGCCCTGGGCGGGGATGACGGGGGCCTTGGCGCCGCGCTCGAGGCGGCCGAGGCGATGCTGGCCGAGGGCGCGGCGGCCGATGCGGCCGAAACCTTTGCCGCCATCCTCGGCGAAGAGCCCGAAAACCCGCAGGCCTGGGGCGGCCTGATCCGCAGCCACCTGGCCGCGGGCGATGCCGATGCGGCCGAGGCCGCGCTGGCGCAGGTGCCCCCCGCCGCTGCCCATGCCGCCCCGGTCGAGGCCGCGCGCGCGCAGCTGGCCCTGGCCCGGCAGGCGCAAAGCGCCGGGCCGCTGGACGATCTGGAGCGGCGCGTGGCCGCCGATCCGGCCGATCATCAGGCGCGGCTCGACTATGCGACCGCCCTGCACGCCGCCGGCCGCTCGGCCGAGGCGATCGATCACCTGCTGGAATCCTTCCGCCGCGACCGCGACTGGAACGAGGGCGCCGCCAAGGCGCAGTTGCTGACCCTGTTCGACGCGCTGCCCGCAACCGACCCGCTGGTTCAGAAAGGACGGCGACGGCTTTCGTCGCTGATCTTCGCCTGA
- a CDS encoding exodeoxyribonuclease III: MFTLATWNINSVRLRAGLVARLLGDEAPDILCLQECKSPVEKIPVEMFQALGYRWIVARGQKGYNGVAILSRLPIEDAGHRDHARLGHARHVAARLPSGVIIHNVYVPAGGDEPDRTVNVKFGQKLDFLTDMRDAFRADRPQRSILVGDLNIAPREDDVWSHRQMLRVVSHTPVEVAHLADAQEAGGWVDITRQDIPQGPLYSWWSYRARDWDSADRGRRLDHIWATGDIAAAGHASRILRAARGWDQPSDHVPVLASFDLPA; this comes from the coding sequence ATGTTCACCCTTGCCACCTGGAACATCAACTCCGTCCGCCTGCGGGCCGGCCTTGTCGCCCGCCTGCTGGGCGACGAGGCGCCCGACATCCTGTGCCTGCAGGAATGCAAGTCGCCCGTGGAGAAGATCCCGGTCGAGATGTTCCAGGCGCTGGGTTATCGCTGGATCGTGGCGCGCGGGCAGAAGGGGTATAACGGCGTCGCCATCCTGTCGCGCCTGCCCATCGAGGATGCCGGGCACCGCGACCATGCGCGGCTGGGCCATGCGCGCCATGTCGCGGCGCGGCTGCCCTCGGGCGTCATCATCCACAATGTCTATGTGCCCGCCGGCGGCGACGAGCCGGACCGGACCGTCAATGTCAAGTTCGGGCAGAAGCTGGATTTTCTGACCGACATGCGCGACGCCTTCCGGGCCGACCGGCCGCAGCGGTCGATCCTGGTGGGCGATCTGAACATCGCCCCGCGCGAGGATGATGTCTGGTCGCACCGGCAGATGCTGAGGGTCGTCAGCCACACCCCTGTCGAGGTCGCCCATCTTGCCGATGCGCAGGAGGCGGGCGGATGGGTGGACATCACCCGCCAGGACATCCCCCAGGGTCCGCTCTACAGCTGGTGGTCCTATCGGGCGCGCGATTGGGACAGCGCCGACCGCGGCCGCCGGCTGGACCATATCTGGGCCACGGGCGACATCGCCGCCGCGGGCCATGCCAGCCGCATCCTGCGGGCCGCGCGGGGCTGGGACCAGCCCAGCGACCACGTCCCGGTGCTTGCCAGCTTCGACCTGCCGGCGTGA
- a CDS encoding glutathione S-transferase family protein, translating to MGQLVDGVWTKGSVGAARGEGSYKRQQAGFRSWITPDGAPGPSGDGGFAAQSGRYHLFVSYACPWAHRTLIFRELKALAPHIDVSVVHPVMGEDGWTFAEGFDGATGDRLFGSAFLRDIYLRADPHMTGKVTVPVLWDKERGTIVSNESSEIIRMFDSAFDALTGSRVHYWPKDLRPAIEAVNDRVYPDFNNGVYRAGFASTQAAYDEAAPRVFAAMAWADDLLSRQRYLTGDRLTEADWRMFTSAVRFDTVYHTHFRCNRAWLRDYPSLWGWTRELYQMPGIAATVRQDHIVNHYYRSHPDLNPFGIIPINPVIDWDAPHGRG from the coding sequence ATGGGCCAGCTTGTTGACGGGGTCTGGACAAAAGGCAGCGTGGGCGCGGCCAGGGGCGAGGGAAGCTACAAGCGCCAGCAGGCGGGCTTTCGCAGCTGGATCACGCCGGACGGCGCGCCCGGCCCATCGGGGGATGGCGGGTTTGCGGCGCAAAGCGGGCGCTATCACCTGTTCGTCTCATATGCCTGCCCCTGGGCGCACCGGACGCTGATCTTCCGCGAACTCAAGGCGCTGGCCCCCCATATCGACGTGTCGGTCGTCCATCCGGTGATGGGCGAGGACGGCTGGACCTTTGCCGAGGGTTTCGACGGCGCCACCGGGGACCGGCTGTTCGGATCGGCCTTTCTGCGCGACATCTACCTGCGCGCCGATCCGCACATGACCGGCAAGGTCACTGTCCCGGTGCTGTGGGACAAGGAGCGCGGCACCATCGTGTCGAACGAATCGAGCGAGATCATCCGCATGTTCGACAGCGCCTTCGACGCGCTGACCGGCAGCAGGGTGCATTACTGGCCAAAGGATCTGCGCCCCGCGATCGAGGCGGTGAACGATCGCGTCTATCCCGATTTCAACAACGGCGTTTACCGGGCCGGCTTTGCCTCGACCCAGGCCGCCTATGACGAGGCCGCGCCGCGCGTCTTTGCCGCCATGGCCTGGGCGGATGATCTGCTGTCGCGCCAGCGTTATCTGACCGGCGACCGGCTGACCGAGGCCGACTGGCGCATGTTCACCAGCGCGGTGCGATTTGACACCGTCTATCACACCCATTTCAGGTGCAACCGGGCCTGGCTGCGCGATTATCCCAGCCTGTGGGGCTGGACGCGCGAGCTTTACCAGATGCCCGGCATCGCCGCGACGGTGCGGCAGGATCACATCGTCAACCACTATTACCGCAGCCACCCGGACCTGAACCCCTTCGGGATCATCCCGATCAACCCCGTGATCGACTGGGACGCGCCGCACGGCCGGGGCTGA
- a CDS encoding response regulator transcription factor, which translates to MAGLKKILLVDDEEDLREALAEQLVATEDFDVFEAGTGAEAVEKTKGAIFDLVVLDVGLPDTDGRELCKRLRKQGVKCPIVMLTGHDTDADTILGLDSGANDYITKPFKFPVLLARLRAQLRTHEQSEDAIFQLGPYTFKPAMKMLIDGKDRKIRLTEKETNILKYLYRAQDGVVPRDVLLHEVWGYNAGVTTHTLETHIYRLRQKIEPDPSSARLLVTESGGYRLVS; encoded by the coding sequence ATGGCCGGTTTGAAGAAAATCCTGCTGGTGGACGACGAGGAGGACCTGCGCGAGGCCCTGGCCGAGCAACTGGTCGCGACCGAGGATTTCGACGTGTTCGAGGCGGGCACCGGCGCCGAGGCGGTGGAAAAGACCAAGGGCGCGATCTTTGACCTGGTCGTGCTGGACGTGGGCCTGCCCGACACGGACGGGCGCGAGCTGTGCAAGCGCCTGCGCAAGCAGGGCGTGAAATGCCCGATCGTCATGCTGACCGGCCACGACACCGACGCGGACACGATCCTTGGCCTCGACAGCGGGGCGAACGACTATATCACCAAGCCGTTCAAGTTCCCGGTCCTGCTCGCGCGCCTGCGGGCCCAGCTGCGCACGCATGAACAGTCCGAGGACGCGATCTTCCAGCTTGGCCCCTATACGTTCAAGCCCGCGATGAAGATGCTGATCGACGGCAAGGACCGCAAGATCCGCCTGACCGAAAAGGAAACCAACATCCTCAAGTATCTTTACCGCGCCCAGGACGGGGTGGTGCCGCGCGATGTGCTGCTGCACGAGGTCTGGGGTTATAACGCGGGCGTGACGACGCACACGCTGGAAACCCACATCTATCGTCTGCGCCAGAAGATCGAGCCCGATCCCTCGAGCGCCCGGCTGCTGGTGACCGAATCGGGCGGCTATCGCCTGGTGTCCTGA